From the genome of Actinacidiphila yeochonensis CN732, one region includes:
- the dnaN gene encoding DNA polymerase III subunit beta: MKIRVERDVLAEAVAWAARSLPARPPVPVLAGLLLKAEEGRLSLSGFDYEVSARVAVDAEVDEEGTVLVSGRLLADISRALPNRPVEISTDGVRVTVVCGSSRFTLHTLPVEEYPALPAMPTASGTVPGEVFAAAAAQVAIAAGRDDTLPVLTGVRIEIEGDTVTLAATDRYRFAVREFLWKPEQADISAVALVPAKTLLDTAKSLTSGDTVSIALAGAGAGEGLIGFEGAGRRTTTRLLEGDLPKYRTLFPTEFASVAVIETAPFVEAVKRVALVAERNTPVRLSFEQGVLTLEAGSSDDAQAVERVDAKLEGEDISIAFNPTFLLDGLSAIDSPAAQLSFTTSTKPALLSGRPSVDAEADEAYKYLIMPVRLSG; this comes from the coding sequence GTGAAGATCCGGGTGGAGCGCGACGTACTCGCCGAGGCAGTGGCTTGGGCAGCCCGCAGCCTCCCGGCCCGTCCCCCGGTGCCTGTCCTCGCCGGTCTGCTCCTCAAGGCCGAGGAGGGGCGGCTGAGCCTGTCCGGCTTCGACTACGAGGTCTCCGCCCGGGTCGCGGTGGACGCGGAGGTCGACGAGGAGGGCACCGTCCTCGTCTCCGGCCGGCTGCTCGCCGACATCTCCCGCGCCCTGCCCAACCGCCCGGTGGAGATCTCCACCGACGGCGTCCGGGTCACGGTCGTCTGCGGCAGCTCCCGCTTCACCCTCCACACCCTGCCTGTGGAGGAGTACCCGGCACTGCCCGCGATGCCCACCGCCTCCGGCACCGTCCCCGGCGAGGTCTTCGCCGCCGCGGCCGCCCAGGTGGCCATCGCCGCCGGCCGGGACGACACCCTGCCGGTGCTCACCGGCGTGCGGATCGAGATCGAGGGCGACACCGTCACCCTCGCCGCCACCGACCGCTACCGCTTCGCGGTCCGCGAGTTCCTGTGGAAGCCGGAGCAGGCCGACATCTCCGCCGTCGCCCTGGTGCCGGCCAAGACCCTGCTGGACACCGCCAAGTCCCTCACCAGCGGTGACACCGTCTCCATCGCGCTGGCCGGCGCGGGCGCGGGCGAGGGGCTGATCGGCTTCGAGGGCGCCGGCCGGCGCACCACCACCCGGCTGCTGGAAGGCGACCTGCCGAAGTACCGCACGCTCTTCCCCACCGAGTTCGCCTCGGTCGCGGTGATCGAGACGGCGCCGTTCGTCGAGGCCGTCAAGCGCGTCGCCCTCGTCGCCGAGCGGAACACCCCGGTACGGCTCAGCTTCGAGCAGGGCGTGCTCACCCTGGAGGCCGGCTCCAGTGACGACGCACAGGCTGTGGAGAGGGTCGACGCCAAGCTGGAGGGCGAGGACATCTCGATCGCCTTCAACCCCACCTTCCTGCTGGACGGGCTGAGTGCCATCGACTCCCCGGCCGCGCAGCTGTCCTTCACCACCTCGACCAAGCCCGCCCTGCTCAGCGGCCGGCCCTCGGTCGACGCGGAGGCCGACGAGGCCTACAAGTACCTGATCATGCCGGTCCGGCTCTCCGGCTGA
- the recF gene encoding DNA replication/repair protein RecF (All proteins in this family for which functions are known are DNA-binding proteins that assist the filamentation of RecA onto DNA for the initiation of recombination or recombinational repair.), with translation MHVAHLSLADFRSYARAEVSLDPGVTAFVGPNGQGKTNLVEAVGYLATLGSHRVAADAPLVRLGAERAVVRAQVAHDGRQQLVELEINPGKANRARINRSSQVRPRDVLGILRSVLFAPEDLALVKGDPGERRRFLDELVTARAPRLAGVRADYERVLKQRNTLLKSAAMARRHGARTAGAGGRTGGADLSTLDVWDQHLARAGAEVLAQRLDLVAALQPLLDTAYDQLAPGGGPAGLEYRGTLAGDAPSAGADAREELYGRLLEALGEARRQEVERGVTLVGPHRDDLVLKLGPLPAKGYASHGESWSYALALRLASYELLRADGREPVLVLDDVFAELDTKRRERLAELVAPAEQVLVTAAVDDDVPDVLTGARFSVENGTVERQ, from the coding sequence ATGCACGTCGCGCACCTCTCGCTCGCCGACTTCCGCTCCTACGCCCGGGCCGAGGTCTCCCTCGATCCGGGCGTCACGGCGTTCGTGGGCCCCAACGGCCAGGGCAAGACCAACCTCGTCGAGGCGGTCGGCTACCTGGCCACCCTGGGCAGCCACCGGGTCGCCGCCGACGCCCCGCTGGTCCGGCTGGGCGCGGAGCGGGCGGTGGTGCGCGCGCAGGTGGCGCACGACGGCCGGCAGCAGCTGGTCGAGCTGGAGATCAACCCCGGGAAGGCCAACCGGGCCCGGATCAACCGCTCCTCGCAGGTCCGCCCGCGCGACGTGCTCGGCATCCTGCGCAGCGTCCTCTTCGCTCCGGAGGACCTCGCCCTCGTCAAGGGCGACCCCGGCGAGCGCCGGCGGTTCCTCGACGAGCTGGTGACGGCCCGCGCGCCCCGGCTGGCCGGGGTGCGCGCGGACTACGAGCGGGTGCTCAAGCAGCGCAACACGCTGCTGAAGTCGGCCGCGATGGCCCGTCGGCACGGCGCCCGTACGGCCGGGGCCGGCGGCCGCACCGGTGGCGCCGACCTGTCCACGCTCGACGTGTGGGACCAGCACCTGGCCCGGGCCGGTGCCGAGGTGCTGGCCCAGCGGCTCGACCTGGTGGCCGCTCTCCAGCCGCTGCTCGACACGGCGTACGACCAGCTCGCCCCGGGCGGTGGCCCGGCCGGCCTGGAGTACCGCGGCACCCTGGCCGGCGACGCGCCGTCGGCCGGCGCGGACGCCCGCGAGGAGCTGTACGGGCGGCTGCTGGAGGCGCTGGGCGAGGCCCGGCGGCAGGAGGTCGAGCGCGGTGTGACGCTCGTGGGGCCGCACCGTGACGATCTGGTGCTGAAACTGGGCCCGCTGCCTGCCAAGGGCTATGCCAGCCATGGGGAGTCGTGGTCCTATGCCCTGGCCCTGCGGCTGGCCTCGTACGAGCTGCTGCGGGCGGACGGCCGGGAGCCGGTGCTGGTCCTGGACGACGTCTTCGCCGAGCTGGACACCAAGCGCCGGGAACGGCTGGCGGAGCTGGTGGCCCCCGCCGAGCAGGTGCTGGTGACCGCGGCGGTGGACGACGACGTGCCGGACGTG